The nucleotide sequence CGTCGACCCTGAGGACGATCTGGGGATCGGGAGTGTCCGGTTCCCTGAAGGGCGGCTGGTGGGGGCCGGGCGGCGTGGTGCTCAGCGGACGCTCGCCTCCCGGGCCGTCGCGGGGATGGTGCGTCTCGGCTATTCCGGACGGCGGGACTACTGGGAGCGGATGCACGGGGAACTGGAGATCATCGGGCATCACGGGTATGCCTCTTACTTCCTGACGGTCGCCCAGGTCGTCGATGATGTGCGGGGGATGGGGATCCGGGTGGCCGCTCGGGGGTCCGGGGCCGGGTCCCTCGTCAATCATCTGCTGGGGATCGCGCATGCCGACCCGGTGGAGCACGGGCTGCTCATGGAGCGCTTCTTGTCCAGGGAGCGGATCGCGCTGCCCGACATCGACATCGATGTGGAGTCCGCTCGGCGGCTCGAGGTCTACCGGGCGATCATCGGGCGGTTCGGGAGTGAGCGGGTCGCCACCGTCGCCATGCCCGAGACGTATCGGGTGCGGCACGCCATCCGGGACGTGGGCGCCGCCCTGTCCATGGACCCTGCCGAGATCGACCGGGTGGCCAAGGCCTTTCCGCATGTCCGGGCCCGCGACGCCCGGATCGCCCTCGCGGAGTTGCCCGAGCTGAAGGCGCTCGCGGGGGAGCAGGAGCGGTACGGGGTGCTGTGGGACCTGGTGGAGGCGCTGGACGCCCTGCCGCGTGGGATCGCCATGCATCCCTGCGGGGTCCTGTTGTCCGACGCCTCGCTGCTCCGGCGTACTCCGGTGGTCCCCACCAGCGGGGAAGGGCTGCCCATGTCGCAGTTCGACAAGGAGGACGTGGAGGACCTGGGGCTGCTCAAGCTCGATGTGCTCGGGGTGCGGATGCAGTCGGCCATGGCGCACGCCGTCGCCGAGGTGGAGCGGGCCTCCGGGGAGCGGGTCGACCTGGACGCCCTGCCGGAAGGGGACCCGGAGACCTACGGGCTCATCCGGTCCACCGAGACGCTCGGGTGCTTCCAGATCGAATCGCCCGGGCAGCGGGATCTCGTGGGGCGGCTCCAGCCGGACTGTTTCGGGGATCTCGTCGTGGACATCTCGTTGTTCCGGCCCGGCCCCGTCGCCGCCGACATGGTGCGGCCGTTCATCGAGGCCCGGCACGGGCGGGCGCCTGTGCGGTATTCGCATCCGGATCTCGAACCGGTGCTGCGGGACACGTACGGCGTCGTGGTCTTCCATGAGCAGATCATCGACATCCTTGTGGTCATGACCGGTTGCGGGCGCGGGGAGGCCGACGCGGCGCGGCGGCTGCTCTCCGACCGTGAGACGCAGGGGCGCGTCCGGGTGTGGTTCGCACAGCGGGCCGAGGCGAAGGGGTACGACGCGGAGACCGTTCGGCGGACCTGGGAGATCGTCGAGGCTTTCGGGTCGTACGGCTTCTGCAAGGCGCACGCTGTCGCTTTTGCCGTGCCCACTTACCAGTCGGCCTGGCTCAAGGCGCATCACCCGGCCGCTTTTTATGCCGGGCTGCTCACCCATGATCCGGGGATGTATCCCAAGCGGCTGCTGCTGGCGGACGCGCGGCGGCGCGGGGTGCCGGTCCTGCCGTTGGACGTGAACGTGTCCGGGGTCGCCCATCGAATCGAACTGGTGTCTGGTTCGGGGGCGTGGGGGATACGCCTCGCCCTCGCCGATGTGCACGGGATCAGCGAGGCGGAGGGCGCCCGGATCGCCGAGGGGCAGCCGTACGCGTCCCTGCTGGACTTCTGGGAGCGGGGGCGGCCGGGGCGGCCGCTCGCCCAACGGCTGGCTCAGGTCGGGGCGTTGGACGCCTTCGGCGGCAACCGGCGTGATCTGCAGTTGCATCTGGCCGAGTTGCACCGGGGCTCGCGGGGCGGGCGTGGCGATCAGCTTCCGCTGGGCGGTGGGCGGCGGACCGCTTCCGCCGGGCTGCCCGACCTGTCGGACGCCGAGCGGCTCAGTGCCGAGCTCGGCGTGTTGTCCATGGACGTCTCCCATCACCTGATGGACGACCACCGGGGTTTCCTGGAGGAGTTGGGTGTGGTGTCGGCCCGGCGGCTGCGGGAGGCCCGGCACGGGGAGACCGTGCTGGTCGCGGGCGCCAAGGCGGCCACCCAGACGCC is from Streptomyces seoulensis and encodes:
- a CDS encoding DNA polymerase III subunit alpha → MAFAHLHVVSGFSLRHGASHPERLALRASERGMDVLALTDRDTLSGAVRFAKACAGSGVRPLFGVDLGVEVASGGGGGGRLRTPVRGGVFVDESAARVTFLARDGARGWGELCRLVTAAWAGGGAGPLLPWGEHRGEGLLVLLGADSDVGRALAAGRPDRAARLLAPWREVYGDALRLEVVWHGRPGTGPGSLRLAARVLGFAVEQGVRPVLSNAVRYADPGQGRVADVLDAARRLVPIDPRKGLDSGEAWLKGAAEMLGVAERVVEAAGYRREVALRLVEETLAAAGECVVDPEDDLGIGSVRFPEGRLVGAGRRGAQRTLASRAVAGMVRLGYSGRRDYWERMHGELEIIGHHGYASYFLTVAQVVDDVRGMGIRVAARGSGAGSLVNHLLGIAHADPVEHGLLMERFLSRERIALPDIDIDVESARRLEVYRAIIGRFGSERVATVAMPETYRVRHAIRDVGAALSMDPAEIDRVAKAFPHVRARDARIALAELPELKALAGEQERYGVLWDLVEALDALPRGIAMHPCGVLLSDASLLRRTPVVPTSGEGLPMSQFDKEDVEDLGLLKLDVLGVRMQSAMAHAVAEVERASGERVDLDALPEGDPETYGLIRSTETLGCFQIESPGQRDLVGRLQPDCFGDLVVDISLFRPGPVAADMVRPFIEARHGRAPVRYSHPDLEPVLRDTYGVVVFHEQIIDILVVMTGCGRGEADAARRLLSDRETQGRVRVWFAQRAEAKGYDAETVRRTWEIVEAFGSYGFCKAHAVAFAVPTYQSAWLKAHHPAAFYAGLLTHDPGMYPKRLLLADARRRGVPVLPLDVNVSGVAHRIELVSGSGAWGIRLALADVHGISEAEGARIAEGQPYASLLDFWERGRPGRPLAQRLAQVGALDAFGGNRRDLQLHLAELHRGSRGGRGDQLPLGGGRRTASAGLPDLSDAERLSAELGVLSMDVSHHLMDDHRGFLEELGVVSARRLREARHGETVLVAGAKAATQTPPIRSGKRVIFSTLDDGTGLVDLAFFDDSHDTCAHTVFHSWLLLVRGVVQRRGSRSLSVVGSVAWNLAELVELRAEGGLEKVAARLAEPVPETKGGAGDGSGRRIRMATGYEMHPWADLRPAGQEVSEQGPAAMRKLWHQSPGSAG